The Halichoerus grypus chromosome 15, mHalGry1.hap1.1, whole genome shotgun sequence genome includes a window with the following:
- the GPT2 gene encoding alanine aminotransferase 2 translates to MQRAAALVWRGCCPRTPGPWGRSQSSAAAEASAVLKVRPERSRRERILTLESMNPQVKAVEYAVRGPIVLKAGEIELELQRGIKKPFTEVIRANIGDAQAMGQQPITFLRQVMALCTYPNLLDSPSFPEDAKKRARRILQACGGNSLGSYSASQGVNCIREDVAAYVTRRDGGVPADPDNIYLTTGASDGISTILKILVSGGGKSRTGVMIPIPQYPLYSAVISELDAIQVNYYLDEENCWALNVNELRRALQEAKDHCDPKVLCIINPGNPTGQVQSRKCIEDVIHFAWEEKLFLLADEVYQDNVYSPDCKFHSFKKVLYEMGPEYSSNVELASFHSTSKGYMGECGYRGGYMEVINLHPEIKGQLVKLLSVRLCPPVSGQAAMDIVVNPPVPGEESFEQFRREKESVLGNLAKKAKLTEDLFNQVPGIHCNPLQGAMYAFPQIFIPRKAVEAAQAHKMAPDMFYCMKLLEETGICVVPGSGFGQREGTYHFRMTILPPVEKLKTVLQKVKDFHIKFLEKYA, encoded by the exons ATGCAGCGGGCAGCGGCACTGGTCTGGCGGGGCTGCTGCCCCCGGACCCCGGGCCCGTGGGGCCGCAGTCAGAGCAGCGCGGCCGCCGAGGCCTCGGCAGTGCTCAAGGTGCGGCCCGAGCGGAGCCGGCGCGAGCGCATCCTTACGCTTGAGTCCATGAACCCGCAGGTGAAGGCTGTGGAGTATGCGGTGCGGGGACCCATCGTGCTCAAGGCCGGCGAGATCGAGCTCGAGCTGCAGCGG GGTATCAAAAAACCATTCACTGAGGTCATCCGTGCCAACATTGGGGACGCCCAGGCCATGGGCCAGCAGCCAATAACCTTCCTCCGACAG GTGATGGCACTCTGCACCTACCCAAACCTGTTGGACAGCCCCAGCTTCCCAGAAGATGCTAAGAAACGAGCCCGGCGGATCCTACAGGCTTGTGGCGGGAACAGCCTGG GGTCTTACAGCGCTAGCCAGGGCGTCAATTGCATCCGTGAAGACGTGGCTGCCTACGTCACCAGGAGAGACGGCGGCGTGCCTGCAGACCCCGACAACATTTATCTGACCACAGGAGCCAGTGACGGCATTTCT ACAATCCTGAAGATCCTGGTGTCTGGGGGTGGCAAGTCCCGGACCGGCGTGATGATCCCCATCCCACAGTACCCCCTCTACTCGGCTGTCATCTCCGAGCTCGATGCCATCCAGGTGAACTATTACCTAGATGAGGAGAACTGCTGGGCCCTAAATGTGAACGAGCTCCGGCGGGCCTTGCAGGAGGCCAAAGACCACTGTGACCCCAAGGTGCTGTGTATCATCAACCCTGGGAACCCCACAG GTCAGGTACAAAGCAGAAAGTGCATAGAAGATGTGATTCACTTTGCCTGGGAAGAGAAGCTCTTTCTCCTGGCTGATGAG GTGTACCAGGACAACGTGTACTCTCCAGACTGCAAATTCCACTCCTTTAAGAAGGTGCTTTACGAGATGGGGCCCGAGTACTCCAGCAACGTGGAGCTTGCATCCTTCCACTCTACCTCCAAGGGCTACATGGGCGA GTGTGGCTACAGAGGAGGCTACATGGAGGTGATCAACCTGCACCCCGAGATCAAAGGCCAGCTGGTGAAGCTGCTGTCCGTGCGACTGTGCCCGCCAGTGTCCGGGCAGGCTGCCATGGACATCGTCGTGAACCCCCCAGTACCTGGAGAGGAATCCTTCGAGCAGTTCCGCAGG GAGAAAGAGTCTGTCCTGGGTAATCTGGCCAAAAAGGCTAAGCTGACAGAAGACCTGTTTAACCAAGTCCCCGGAATTCATTGCAACCCCTTGCAGGGCGCTATGTACGCCTTTCCTCAGATCTTCATCCCCAGAAAGGCCGTGGAAGCAGCTCAG GCCCATAAAATGGCCCCGGACATGTTCTACTGCATGAAGCTCCTCGAGGAGACCGGCATCTGCGTCGTACCGGGCAGTGGCTTCGGGCAGAGGGAAGGCACCTACCACTTCAG AATGACCATCCTCCCTCCAGTGGAGAAGCTGAAGACGGTTCTACAGAAGGTGAAGGACTTTCACATAAAATTCCTGGAGAAGTACGCATGA